TTTGTCTTACATTAGCCAGCCAAATTACCCCACTTTTCTATGCTGAATATTAACGAGTAAACCACATGCAAACTTTAGAGTTAGCTATCTTTCTTCAATTCTTTTTAGGCTTGGTAGCCGCGGTTAACCCCGTAGGCATTATGCCAGTTTTTGTGTCATTAACAGGCCACATGACACCGGAAGAGAAACGTAAAACGGCCACTACCGCCAATATTGCAGTGGCTGTCATCCTGATCATCTCCCTATTTGCTGGTCAAATATTGCTAGATATGTTCAGCATTTCTTTAGACTCTTTTAGAGTTGCTGGTGGTTTGCTGTTATTGAGTATCGCTTTCTCAATGATGAGCGGTAAGCTCGGTGAGGATAAACAGAATAAACAAGAAAAGACCGAGTATGTGAGTCGAGAGCAAATTGGGGTCGTGCCACTTGCAATGCCATTGATGGCAGGGCCTGGTGCCATCAGTTCAACCATCGTTTACGGTGCTCGTTACCCTAGTGCGTTTGATACTGTTGGCATTAGCATTACTATCGTCGTATTTTGTTTTTGTTCGTGGATGCTGTTCCGCTCTGCGCCTTTAATTGTTCGTTTCCTAGGTCAAACAGGAATCAACGTCATTACTCGTATCATGGGTTTGATACTTGGCGCATTAGGGATTGAGTTTATTGCCAATGGCTTACGTAATCTATTTCCAGGATTAGCCTAAATTTCTGGTGTAAATCTGGTATGATGTTGTTACTCATTTATTTAACTTTGACTATGCAACATCATGCCTTCCAAATCACTTAAACATCATCTATACGTCATCATTTTCGGTACGCACACTCGTGCAGGACGTGCATTTGATATCGGATTAATCTTCGCCATCATCGCCTCACTCGTGATTCTTACTCTGGAATCACTGCCTTCTGTTATGGCTGAATGGTCGACCCAACTAAGATACACCGAGTACACTTTTACCGCGTTATTTACGATTGAATACTTCCTTCGCCTGTATTGCTCGCCAAAACCCAAAGCCTACGCGACCAGCTTTTACGGTGTCGTCGATTTACTGGCAATTTTACCGACCTACATTGCCCTGTTCTTCCCTGGTGCTTCTTTTATGGGCGTGGTGCGCTTACTGCGCGTAATGCGTATATTCCGTATCCTAAAGTTAGTCCGTTACCTTCAAGATTCTAATATTCTACTGCGCTCACTACTTATGGCGCGCAGAAAAATCTTTATATTCTTTAGTACAGTAGGCATTTTAGTCACGATTTTGGGTGCCGTTATCTTTGTCATTGAAGGGCCATATAACGGCTTTACCAGCATACCTAAAAGTATCTATTGGGCTATCGTGACCATCACCACCGTCGGCTATGGTGACATGGTGCCACAAACCGATTTAGGTAAAGCGATCGCGTCTCTGACCATGCTACTCGGCTATTCAATTCTGGCGGTGCCAACAGGTATCATTACCGCAGAATTAAGCCATGAAATGAATGCTCATAAGACATTGGTAAAATGCCCAAACTGTAATCGTGCTGGCCACGAGTCTGATGCTCTGTATTGTAAACACTGTGGTGGAGAATTATCTGATCCTGACAAGCGTATCGTCAGTGTCAATGAAGAGTAATTATCAGTGTTGCGTTATACCTAGTAGTTTTAAAGTGACACCCAAGTAATCTCAAAAAATAACCACAAGAATAAATTAAGGCGCTCCCAAAAGAGCGCCTAATTAAAGCGTTAAGCTAATTTACTGATTCAGCGCCTCTATCCTGCACCAAGTAACTTCAGGAGCTTGGAAAGACCCTGAGTGTATTGATGCTTACGCTTTCTGGGCAAGAATGATACGCAATGTACGACGCAATGGCTCTGCCGCACCCCATAACAATTGATCGCCTACGGTAAACGCGTTAAGGAAATCGTCCCCCATCGCCATTTTACGTAAACGGCCAACTGGGATAGATAAAGTCCCCGTTACTTTTGTTGGGGTCAGCTCTTGCGCTGTAATATCACGATCATTTGGAATCAATTTCACCCAATCGTTGTGAGTAGCAATGATCTCTTCAATCTCATCCATTGGTACATTTTGCTTGAGCTTAATCGTCAAAGCTTGGGAATGACAGCGCATTGCACCGATACGTACACAGGTTCCATCAATTGGTACAGGCGAATCTTGGAACCCCAGAATCTTGTTGGCTTCTACACCCGCTTTCCATTCTTCCTTACTTTGACCATTGTCACGCTTCACATCAATCCATGGAATCAAAGATCCCGCTAGAGGCACGCCAAACTTATCAGTAGGAAAAGAAGTACAGCGCATGGTCTCTGCCACTCTTTTATCGATGTCAAGAATCGAGCTAGCAGGATTGGCTAATCTGGAACTGACGGAGTCATTAATCACGCCCATTTGTGCAATCAGCTCACGCATATTTTGCGCACCAGCACCCGAAGCAGCTTGGTAAGTCATAGCACTGGTCCATTCCACCAGCCCTTTCTCGAATAAACCGCCTAATGCCATTAGCATCAGACTCACGGTGCAGTTACCACCTACAAAAGTATTCGTACCTGTATCGATACCTTGCTGAATTTGAGCGAGATTAACCGGGTCGAGCGTAATGATGGCTTTCTCATCCATACGCAATGTTGAAGCTGCATCAATCCAATATCCTTTCCATCCTGCTTGTCTCAAGGCTGGGTACACTTTCTCGGTATAGCTACCACCTTGACAGGTAATGACAGCATCAAGTTTTTTCAGGCTATCAATGTCGAAAGCATCTTGAAGTAAACCAACATCTTGGCTTTGCTGAGTTGTTGAAAATTGTGGAGCAGGAATGCCTACTTGTGACGTACTAAAGAAGACAGGTTCAATTAAATCAAAGTCTTTTTCTTCCACCATACGTTGCATGAGAACGGAGCCAACCATACCACGCCAACCAACTAAACCTACTTTCATCGGATTAACTCTCCATGTTTATTTTAAAATATACCCAAATAACCTCAAGATAATGGATAGTTTGTTCAGTATCTTAAAGTCACTTGGGTATAACTCCCTCAATAGTTCATTTTTCACAACAAAATCTCAAGCCCTAATTAACAATTGAGTACAAC
This window of the Vibrio azureus genome carries:
- a CDS encoding ion transporter; its protein translation is MPSKSLKHHLYVIIFGTHTRAGRAFDIGLIFAIIASLVILTLESLPSVMAEWSTQLRYTEYTFTALFTIEYFLRLYCSPKPKAYATSFYGVVDLLAILPTYIALFFPGASFMGVVRLLRVMRIFRILKLVRYLQDSNILLRSLLMARRKIFIFFSTVGILVTILGAVIFVIEGPYNGFTSIPKSIYWAIVTITTVGYGDMVPQTDLGKAIASLTMLLGYSILAVPTGIITAELSHEMNAHKTLVKCPNCNRAGHESDALYCKHCGGELSDPDKRIVSVNEE
- the asd gene encoding aspartate-semialdehyde dehydrogenase, whose protein sequence is MKVGLVGWRGMVGSVLMQRMVEEKDFDLIEPVFFSTSQVGIPAPQFSTTQQSQDVGLLQDAFDIDSLKKLDAVITCQGGSYTEKVYPALRQAGWKGYWIDAASTLRMDEKAIITLDPVNLAQIQQGIDTGTNTFVGGNCTVSLMLMALGGLFEKGLVEWTSAMTYQAASGAGAQNMRELIAQMGVINDSVSSRLANPASSILDIDKRVAETMRCTSFPTDKFGVPLAGSLIPWIDVKRDNGQSKEEWKAGVEANKILGFQDSPVPIDGTCVRIGAMRCHSQALTIKLKQNVPMDEIEEIIATHNDWVKLIPNDRDITAQELTPTKVTGTLSIPVGRLRKMAMGDDFLNAFTVGDQLLWGAAEPLRRTLRIILAQKA
- a CDS encoding YchE family NAAT transporter; the protein is MQTLELAIFLQFFLGLVAAVNPVGIMPVFVSLTGHMTPEEKRKTATTANIAVAVILIISLFAGQILLDMFSISLDSFRVAGGLLLLSIAFSMMSGKLGEDKQNKQEKTEYVSREQIGVVPLAMPLMAGPGAISSTIVYGARYPSAFDTVGISITIVVFCFCSWMLFRSAPLIVRFLGQTGINVITRIMGLILGALGIEFIANGLRNLFPGLA